The following proteins are encoded in a genomic region of Nocardioides conyzicola:
- the arcC gene encoding carbamate kinase has protein sequence MRVVVALGGNALLRRGEPMTAENQRSNVRGAAPALASVAKAHQLVLSHGNGPQVGLLALQAAAYEDVDPYPLDVLGAQTEGMIGYVLEQELGNVMPRDVPLATILTMVQVDPADPAFLDPTKFVGPVYSRADAHRLTAEKSWVFKPDGDTWRRVVPSPQPRHIFEIRPIRWLLEHGVVLICAGGGGVPTMFLPAAETTLVGVEAVIDKDLASELLAREVDADLFVMATDVDAVYADWGTPQQRALGRVTTADLRATTFPAGSMGPKVEAACRFVEATGGRSAIGSLNQIQQIVDGEAGTQVVPGTEEP, from the coding sequence GTGCGGGTCGTGGTCGCGCTCGGTGGCAACGCCCTGCTGAGGCGCGGGGAACCCATGACCGCGGAGAACCAGCGCTCCAACGTGCGAGGTGCCGCCCCCGCCCTCGCCTCCGTGGCGAAGGCGCACCAGCTGGTGCTCTCCCACGGCAACGGCCCGCAGGTCGGCCTCCTGGCCCTCCAGGCGGCGGCGTACGAGGACGTCGACCCGTACCCGCTCGACGTCCTCGGCGCCCAGACCGAGGGGATGATCGGCTACGTCCTGGAGCAGGAGCTGGGCAACGTGATGCCCCGCGACGTGCCGCTGGCCACCATCCTCACCATGGTGCAGGTCGACCCGGCCGACCCGGCGTTCCTCGACCCGACGAAGTTCGTCGGACCCGTGTACTCACGAGCCGACGCCCACCGGCTCACCGCCGAGAAGAGCTGGGTGTTCAAGCCGGACGGCGACACCTGGCGGCGGGTGGTGCCGTCCCCGCAACCCCGGCACATCTTCGAGATCCGGCCGATCCGCTGGCTGCTCGAGCACGGCGTCGTCCTCATCTGTGCGGGCGGCGGTGGCGTGCCGACGATGTTCCTGCCTGCGGCGGAGACCACGCTCGTCGGCGTCGAGGCCGTCATCGACAAGGACCTCGCCAGCGAGCTGCTCGCGCGGGAGGTGGACGCCGACCTGTTCGTGATGGCCACCGACGTCGACGCCGTGTACGCCGACTGGGGCACCCCGCAGCAACGCGCGCTCGGCCGGGTCACGACCGCCGACCTGCGCGCCACCACGTTCCCTGCCGGGTCGATGGGACCGAAGGTCGAGGCGGCCTGTCGCTTCGTCGAGGCGACCGGCGGCCGGTCCGCCATCGGCTCCCTCAACCAGATCCAGCAGATCGTCGACGGAGAAGCTGGCACCCAGGTGGTGCCCGGAACGGAGGAGCCATGA
- a CDS encoding arginine deiminase: MTFGVHSEVGRLRKVMVHRPELSLQRLTPSNHDDLLFDDVLWVERAQYEHDQFVARMRERGVEVFLLQDLLGEALAASEEGRRRLIEVTASPFTVGLSMVDEVRALLWEMEPTRLATHLIGGLTVAESGLDRGRLRSSSVIAAAIDDDSMFVLPPLPNTLFTRDSSCWMYGGVSINPMFWPARRLEAYNVAAIYRYHPMFAEADFEFWYPALGDDARFDIEDFGRASLEGGDVQPIGNGTVLIGMSERSQARMIEQVARALFSQGAAERVVAVVMTKDRAHMHLDTVFTMLDRDAVTLYPRVMDQVRAISLRPGINGAPFHVTEEKDFLSTVADALGVPELRVIETGGDAYQQEREQWDDGNNVVALEPGVVIAYERNTHTIAKMRAAGIEVITIEGFELGKGRGGGHCMTCPFERDAL, translated from the coding sequence ATGACGTTCGGAGTCCACTCGGAGGTCGGCCGGCTGCGCAAGGTGATGGTCCACCGACCCGAGCTGAGCCTGCAGCGGCTCACCCCGTCCAACCACGACGACCTGCTGTTCGACGACGTGCTCTGGGTCGAGCGCGCGCAGTACGAGCACGACCAGTTCGTCGCCCGGATGCGCGAGCGCGGGGTCGAGGTGTTCCTGCTCCAGGACCTCCTCGGCGAGGCGCTCGCGGCCAGCGAGGAGGGCCGCAGGCGCCTGATCGAGGTCACCGCATCCCCCTTCACCGTCGGACTGTCGATGGTCGACGAGGTCCGGGCACTGCTCTGGGAGATGGAGCCGACGCGACTGGCGACCCACCTGATCGGCGGCCTCACCGTGGCCGAGTCCGGGCTGGACCGTGGGCGCCTGCGGTCCAGCTCGGTGATCGCGGCTGCCATCGACGACGACAGCATGTTCGTCCTGCCCCCGCTGCCGAACACGCTGTTCACCCGCGACTCCTCCTGCTGGATGTACGGCGGAGTCTCGATCAACCCGATGTTCTGGCCGGCCCGCCGGCTCGAGGCGTACAACGTGGCGGCCATCTACCGCTACCACCCGATGTTCGCCGAGGCCGACTTCGAGTTCTGGTACCCCGCGCTCGGTGACGACGCGCGGTTCGACATCGAGGACTTCGGACGGGCGTCCCTGGAGGGCGGCGACGTGCAACCGATCGGCAACGGAACGGTCCTCATCGGGATGAGCGAGCGGTCCCAGGCACGGATGATCGAGCAGGTCGCCCGAGCGCTCTTCTCCCAGGGCGCCGCGGAGCGGGTGGTGGCGGTCGTGATGACCAAGGATCGCGCCCACATGCACCTCGACACCGTCTTCACGATGCTCGACCGGGACGCGGTCACCCTGTACCCCCGCGTGATGGACCAGGTCCGGGCGATCAGCCTGCGCCCGGGGATCAACGGCGCACCGTTCCACGTGACGGAGGAGAAGGACTTCCTCTCGACGGTCGCCGACGCGCTCGGGGTGCCGGAGCTCCGCGTCATCGAGACCGGGGGCGACGCCTACCAGCAGGAGCGCGAGCAGTGGGACGACGGCAACAACGTCGTCGCCCTCGAGCCAGGGGTGGTCATCGCCTACGAGCGCAACACCCACACGATCGCGAAGATGCGCGCGGCCGGCATCGAGGTCATCACCATCGAGGGCTTCGAGCTCGGCAAGGGCCGTGGGGGCGGCCACTGCATGACGTGCCCGTTCGAGCGGGACGCGCTGTGA
- the nhaC gene encoding Na+/H+ antiporter NhaC, protein MPQPRAPSLVDSLAPIVVLIGLLALTIYLFGVSATDGPLQVALLLSAAFASLVAFKNGYSIQTVADAAVAGVTAAMSAVFILLAVGALIGTWNMAGTIPTVVDYGIRIVSPTWFYFTAAAVCALVGMVTGSSWTTAGTLGVAFVGMSNVLGLEEAITAGAVICGAYFGDKMTPLSETTILVPQLVGGGLTVGEHVRNMTWTAVPALLVSLVIFLVLGRSASGDSDAAVADARASLASAFDISVLNLLPLVLLVVFAALRMPPFLSILGSALFAAVLAPFLQWDAVVAFVDDPSLGRVATAIEAGYAAMATGFESHSGFPAVDDLFSRGGMASMLTTIWLVLGALSFAAVMEHAGFLQRLLQPLAARTRRRGSLITAVVGSGVGLNLIAGDQYVADVLPARSFRAEFARRGLAPQVLSRAVEDSGTVTSPLIPWNTCGAYMSGVLGVTTIAYLPFCFFNLLSPLLEILYGYLGFKVPEADEPWEDNARTASLPVVPRGDVHV, encoded by the coding sequence ATGCCGCAGCCTCGAGCCCCCAGCCTGGTCGACTCGCTCGCGCCGATCGTGGTGCTCATCGGGCTGCTCGCGCTGACCATCTACCTCTTCGGCGTCAGCGCCACCGACGGCCCCTTGCAGGTGGCCCTGCTCCTCAGTGCGGCGTTCGCGAGCCTGGTGGCCTTCAAGAACGGCTACTCGATACAGACCGTCGCCGACGCCGCGGTCGCCGGCGTCACCGCGGCGATGAGCGCGGTCTTCATCCTGCTCGCCGTCGGCGCCCTGATCGGGACCTGGAACATGGCCGGCACGATCCCCACGGTCGTCGACTACGGCATCCGGATCGTCAGCCCCACGTGGTTCTACTTCACCGCCGCCGCCGTGTGCGCGCTGGTGGGCATGGTCACCGGGAGCTCCTGGACCACCGCCGGCACCCTGGGTGTGGCCTTCGTCGGGATGAGCAACGTGCTGGGCCTCGAGGAGGCGATCACCGCCGGGGCCGTCATCTGCGGCGCCTACTTCGGCGACAAGATGACACCGCTCTCCGAGACCACGATCCTCGTCCCCCAGCTGGTGGGAGGGGGGCTCACGGTCGGCGAGCACGTGCGGAACATGACCTGGACCGCGGTCCCGGCGCTCCTCGTCAGCCTGGTGATCTTCCTGGTGCTCGGCCGCTCCGCCAGCGGTGACTCCGACGCGGCCGTCGCCGATGCCCGCGCGTCCCTGGCGTCGGCCTTCGACATCTCGGTCCTCAACCTGCTGCCGCTGGTCCTGCTGGTGGTCTTCGCCGCCCTGCGGATGCCTCCGTTCCTGTCGATCCTCGGCTCCGCCCTCTTCGCCGCGGTGCTCGCCCCGTTCCTGCAGTGGGACGCCGTCGTCGCGTTCGTCGACGACCCGAGCCTGGGCCGCGTCGCGACCGCCATCGAGGCGGGGTACGCCGCCATGGCGACCGGGTTCGAGAGCCACTCGGGCTTCCCGGCCGTCGACGACCTCTTCTCCCGCGGCGGGATGGCCAGCATGCTCACGACGATCTGGCTGGTCCTCGGTGCGCTCTCGTTCGCCGCGGTCATGGAGCACGCCGGCTTCCTCCAGCGGTTGCTCCAGCCACTGGCGGCCCGCACCCGACGTCGGGGATCGCTGATCACGGCCGTCGTCGGCAGCGGGGTCGGGCTCAACCTGATCGCCGGGGACCAGTACGTCGCCGACGTCCTGCCGGCACGGTCCTTCCGGGCCGAGTTCGCCCGGCGCGGACTGGCGCCGCAGGTGCTCAGCCGAGCCGTCGAGGACTCCGGCACCGTGACCTCGCCCCTGATCCCGTGGAACACCTGTGGCGCCTACATGTCCGGCGTCCTGGGTGTCACCACCATCGCCTACCTGCCGTTCTGCTTCTTCAACCTGCTCAGTCCGTTGCTCGAGATCCTCTACGGCTACCTGGGCTTCAAGGTGCCGGAGGCCGACGAGCCCTGGGAGGACAACGCCAGGACCGCGTCGCTGCCGGTCGTACCCCGAGGAGACGTGCATGTCTGA
- a CDS encoding YfcC family protein — protein MSETTTAPATRRGFKLPSAYTILFALIVLMALATWVVPAGVYELDKNGSPIPGTYHGVDSHPARILVDSLTAPINGLYGIEDDAGTISYYNSGSLFGAIDVALFIIVIGGFLGVTMRTGAIQNGIGRLVQRLRGRERWMIPILMTVFALGGTTYGMAEESLAFYSLIVAVMIAAGYDAMTGAAVVLLGCGIGTFGSTINPFATGIASGFAGVSISDGLVLRVVMLVVALVVGIFFVLRYADRVKADPSRSIVADLRAENEQYFSAGAGGTDAELTGRHQLILIVFALAFGVMMYGVIPWEDLNVPLPTLWWWFPEMTASFILFTVVIGLIGGLSEEDLTGSFVDGARDLLGVALIIGIARGITVVMNNGQITDTVLNWAEQALGDVGQSGFAIVMFLLFLPLSFLIPSSSGLATVAMPIMAPLALFVDVPPELVVTAFQSASGIMNLFIPTSAVVMGGLAIARVPYGTYLRWVWPLLASLVVLSVVGLGVTALVT, from the coding sequence ATGTCTGAGACCACCACCGCACCCGCGACGCGCCGCGGGTTCAAGCTCCCCTCGGCGTACACGATCCTCTTCGCGCTGATCGTGCTGATGGCGCTGGCCACCTGGGTCGTGCCCGCGGGCGTCTACGAGCTCGACAAGAACGGAAGCCCGATCCCCGGGACCTACCACGGCGTCGACTCGCACCCCGCCCGCATCCTCGTCGACTCGTTGACCGCTCCGATCAACGGGCTCTACGGGATCGAGGACGACGCCGGGACCATCAGCTACTACAACTCGGGCTCGCTGTTCGGGGCGATCGACGTCGCGCTCTTCATCATCGTCATCGGCGGCTTCCTCGGCGTGACCATGCGCACCGGCGCGATCCAGAACGGCATCGGCCGCCTGGTGCAGCGCCTCCGCGGCCGCGAGCGCTGGATGATCCCCATCTTGATGACGGTCTTCGCACTGGGCGGCACGACGTACGGGATGGCGGAGGAGAGCCTCGCGTTCTACTCGCTCATCGTGGCGGTGATGATCGCCGCCGGGTACGACGCCATGACCGGTGCTGCGGTGGTCCTGCTCGGCTGTGGCATCGGCACGTTCGGCTCGACGATCAACCCGTTCGCCACCGGCATCGCGTCGGGGTTCGCCGGGGTCTCGATCAGCGACGGCCTGGTCCTGCGTGTGGTGATGCTCGTCGTCGCGCTGGTCGTCGGGATCTTCTTCGTGCTCCGCTACGCGGACCGGGTCAAGGCCGACCCGTCCCGCTCCATCGTCGCCGACCTCCGCGCGGAGAACGAGCAGTACTTCAGTGCCGGGGCGGGCGGGACCGACGCGGAGCTCACCGGGCGGCACCAGCTCATCCTCATCGTGTTCGCCCTGGCGTTCGGCGTGATGATGTACGGCGTCATCCCCTGGGAGGACCTCAACGTCCCGCTGCCGACCCTGTGGTGGTGGTTCCCCGAGATGACCGCGTCGTTCATCCTCTTCACCGTCGTCATCGGCCTGATCGGGGGCCTGAGCGAGGAAGACCTGACCGGCTCGTTCGTCGACGGTGCCCGCGACCTCCTCGGCGTCGCGCTCATCATCGGCATCGCCCGTGGGATCACGGTCGTGATGAACAACGGGCAGATCACCGACACCGTCCTGAACTGGGCGGAGCAGGCGCTCGGCGACGTCGGCCAGTCCGGGTTCGCGATCGTGATGTTCCTGCTGTTCCTGCCCCTCTCGTTCCTGATCCCGTCGTCCTCGGGCCTGGCCACCGTGGCGATGCCGATCATGGCTCCCCTGGCCCTCTTCGTCGATGTGCCGCCCGAGCTCGTGGTCACCGCGTTCCAGAGCGCCTCCGGGATCATGAACCTCTTCATCCCGACCTCCGCGGTCGTCATGGGCGGGCTGGCGATCGCCCGCGTGCCCTACGGCACCTACCTGCGCTGGGTCTGGCCGCTGCTCGCGTCGCTCGTCGTCCTGAGCGTGGTCGGTCTCGGCGTCACCGCGCTCGTGACCTGA
- a CDS encoding DUF1269 domain-containing protein: protein MTTFTVWKFDDPDGAAQAETALRSGADDGLVTIVDHAVMSWPEGADQPVLHHHHDSPKRGAAWGALWGILGGALFAIPVAGLALGAGIGALAKATAGTGITKEDLERIRTEVGPGSSALFLVTENADMDRLGERFRGRDSRLVSTNLTEAERATLLETFGGG, encoded by the coding sequence ATGACGACCTTCACGGTGTGGAAGTTCGACGACCCGGACGGTGCCGCGCAGGCGGAGACCGCGCTGAGGTCCGGAGCGGACGACGGTCTGGTCACGATCGTCGACCATGCGGTCATGAGCTGGCCCGAGGGCGCCGACCAGCCGGTGCTCCACCATCACCACGACAGCCCGAAGCGTGGCGCGGCCTGGGGAGCGCTGTGGGGGATCCTCGGTGGCGCCCTCTTCGCGATCCCGGTCGCCGGACTCGCGCTCGGGGCCGGGATCGGGGCCCTGGCCAAGGCCACCGCGGGCACCGGCATCACGAAGGAGGACCTGGAACGCATCCGGACCGAGGTCGGCCCGGGGAGCTCGGCCCTCTTCCTGGTCACCGAGAACGCCGACATGGACCGGCTCGGCGAGAGGTTCCGAGGCCGCGACAGCAGGCTGGTCAGCACCAACCTCACCGAGGCGGAGCGCGCCACGCTGCTGGAGACCTTCGGTGGCGGATGA